From Halanaeroarchaeum sulfurireducens, a single genomic window includes:
- a CDS encoding Ig-like domain-containing protein, whose translation MHQYSLDSSGELINNVSNVPSGTDATHTWSGLDTYRYYEWFVTANDSSTSTTSNTWSFTTGEKTEDTTAPSVTVDQPNGGERLGGSTFDIQWTATDDYGIATDGINLTYSPDNGSTWTTIATNETNDGTYNWTVPSINSTTVLVRVQATDTSGNTGQDVSDSTFTIDSTVPDLQTAETGDANGNGTVDTITATFTESVADSSVSTGDFSLSAGTVDSVSPGTTTDDDTVVLTVSGLPSGNTSATPDVTLVADSVTDLAGNTGPSTNTTVTASDGASPVMLSAVTGDADGNGHLDRVTVTYSEGVTQASTAVGDYDIGGATYEGESFVTDDDGDATLVFSVTELGTFDTGATPDVAYAQGTTADAGGNLMASQTITDTADGAVPVLVSTVPTDDATGVNTGTNLDATFSESVVTGSGNVEIRQSADDTVFEEIGITDSGKVSISGDTVTIDPDGTLSGNTGYYVLIDGTAIDDSSTNSFGGISDNTTWNFETADTTAPSVTVDQPNGGERLAGGSTFDILWTATDAGGIATDGIDLAYSPDGGTTWTTIATGETNDGTYTWTVPSIDSTTVLVRVQATDTSGNMGQDESDSPFEIDSTVPDLQGATTGEANGDGTVDTITATFTKSVDDSSVSTGDFSLSTGSVDSVSTGTTADDDTVILSVSGLPSEDTSTTPDVTLVADSVTDLAGNTGPSTDTTVTASDGASPVMLSAVTGDEDGDGHLDRVTVTYSEGVTQASTDVGDYDIGGATYEGESFVTDDDGDATLVFSVTELGTFDTGATPDVAYAQGTTADADGNLMASQTITDTTDGAAPVLVSTSPVDGATGVGTDTNLVTTLSESVVAGSGNVEIRQSADDSLFEAINITDPGKVDITDEVVTINPDGTLTGTVGYYVTVNATALDDTAGNSYPGISANTTWNFETADTTAPSVTVEQPNGGERLAGGSLYNIQWTATDNVGIQANSTDLAYSTDSGTTWTTIATGETNDGTYTWTVPSIDSTTALVRVQATDTSGNTGQDVSDSTFEIDSTVPDLAGATTADVAGDGTVDRVMVTFREPVDDGSIATTDFSMSMGTVEAVATGATADDASVVLTVSGLATNDTSVNPSVTVAASSVEDLAGNAGPSTDTAVTASDGAAPVLLSGVTDDGDANGQIDRVTLTFSEGVTGGSTYARDYNVVGYDGETIRSDDGDETLNVTVVESGTADSDATPEVTYTRGTSADASGNLVANRTIRARDGVGDDDGSSDGDDDDGSVSTGGGGGGSTSSESEVTTTETDGQATINIYRLSPGGSVNVGFSQVNTETVSLQEVSTSFDMGTTIDNTMTVQVSETPPAHVPEPEGGTHLGYTTIEIEGNLADSVTQGKFTFNIDPARLEELDAAPEDVSVMRHHDGEWQEVTTTSIDDTTYRVTTPGYSTFAITVAQTADMTTTETTTVTETETTTATTETTTATTETTTETTETTTETTTAPETTAVTTTTTATSTSTPGFGPVVAVIALLVSLLITRKRA comes from the coding sequence GTGCATCAGTATTCGTTAGACTCGTCCGGCGAGTTGATCAATAATGTTTCCAACGTCCCAAGCGGTACGGATGCAACGCACACCTGGAGCGGACTCGATACCTACAGGTACTACGAGTGGTTCGTCACCGCCAATGATAGCTCCACGAGCACGACCTCCAACACCTGGTCGTTCACGACCGGCGAGAAGACGGAGGATACGACAGCGCCATCGGTAACGGTCGACCAGCCGAATGGCGGTGAGCGTCTCGGGGGGTCGACCTTCGATATCCAGTGGACGGCGACCGACGACTACGGTATTGCCACGGATGGCATCAATCTCACGTACTCCCCAGACAATGGGTCGACGTGGACGACCATCGCGACCAACGAAACCAACGACGGCACGTACAACTGGACGGTCCCGTCGATCAACAGTACGACCGTTCTCGTGCGGGTACAGGCAACGGATACGAGCGGCAACACGGGTCAGGACGTGAGTGATAGCACGTTCACGATCGACAGCACCGTGCCGGACCTGCAGACGGCGGAGACGGGTGACGCAAACGGAAATGGAACGGTCGATACGATCACGGCGACGTTCACGGAGAGCGTGGCTGACTCGTCAGTAAGTACGGGCGACTTCTCGCTTTCGGCGGGGACAGTGGATAGCGTCTCACCAGGAACGACGACCGACGACGACACGGTCGTCCTGACAGTCTCCGGACTCCCGAGCGGGAACACCTCGGCAACGCCGGATGTGACGCTCGTGGCTGACAGCGTCACGGATCTCGCAGGGAATACCGGGCCGTCGACGAACACAACGGTAACTGCGAGCGACGGAGCGTCGCCGGTGATGCTTTCGGCGGTCACTGGAGATGCGGACGGGAACGGCCATCTGGATCGGGTGACGGTGACCTACAGCGAGGGGGTGACGCAGGCGAGCACAGCTGTCGGTGATTACGACATCGGTGGCGCAACCTACGAGGGAGAATCATTCGTGACGGACGACGACGGCGACGCCACGCTGGTATTCAGTGTAACGGAACTGGGAACGTTCGACACCGGTGCCACGCCGGATGTGGCGTACGCGCAGGGTACAACGGCAGACGCAGGTGGCAACCTCATGGCCAGCCAGACTATTACGGACACCGCAGACGGAGCAGTTCCTGTCCTCGTGAGCACGGTTCCAACCGACGACGCCACGGGAGTGAATACGGGAACGAATCTGGACGCAACGTTCAGTGAGTCTGTCGTCACCGGGTCAGGGAACGTCGAGATTCGACAGTCGGCAGACGACACCGTGTTCGAGGAGATCGGGATCACCGACTCCGGGAAGGTCAGCATCAGCGGTGATACTGTAACCATCGACCCCGACGGGACCCTTTCGGGAAATACAGGTTATTACGTACTGATTGACGGTACGGCGATCGACGACTCGTCTACCAACTCGTTCGGTGGCATTTCAGACAACACCACGTGGAATTTCGAGACTGCGGATACCACCGCCCCCTCGGTAACGGTGGACCAGCCGAATGGCGGTGAGCGTCTCGCCGGGGGATCGACCTTCGACATCCTTTGGACAGCAACGGATGCCGGCGGCATCGCCACGGATGGTATCGATCTCGCGTATTCACCCGACGGTGGGACAACGTGGACGACGATTGCGACCGGCGAAACCAACGACGGCACGTACACCTGGACGGTACCTTCGATCGACAGTACGACCGTTCTCGTGCGGGTACAGGCAACGGATACGAGCGGCAACATGGGTCAGGACGAGAGCGACAGCCCGTTCGAGATCGACAGCACCGTGCCGGACCTGCAGGGGGCCACGACGGGTGAAGCAAACGGTGACGGAACAGTCGATACGATCACGGCGACGTTCACTAAGAGCGTGGATGACTCGTCAGTAAGTACGGGTGACTTCTCGCTCTCCACGGGAAGCGTGGATAGTGTTTCGACCGGGACAACGGCCGATGACGATACGGTAATCCTGTCCGTCTCTGGACTTCCCAGCGAAGACACGTCTACAACGCCGGATGTGACGCTCGTGGCTGACAGCGTCACGGATCTCGCAGGGAATACCGGGCCGTCGACGGACACAACGGTAACTGCGAGCGACGGAGCGTCGCCGGTGATGCTTTCGGCGGTCACGGGCGACGAGGACGGAGACGGCCATCTGGATCGGGTGACGGTGACCTACAGCGAGGGGGTGACGCAGGCGAGCACAGATGTCGGTGATTACGACATCGGTGGCGCAACCTACGAGGGAGAATCATTCGTGACGGACGACGATGGCGACGCCACGCTGGTATTCAGTGTAACGGAACTGGGAACGTTCGACACCGGTGCCACGCCGGATGTGGCCTACGCGCAGGGTACAACGGCGGACGCTGATGGCAATCTTATGGCCAGTCAGACAATCACGGACACAACCGATGGTGCCGCTCCCGTGCTCGTCTCGACATCGCCGGTCGATGGTGCAACCGGTGTTGGCACAGACACGAACCTGGTTACGACGCTCAGCGAATCAGTCGTCGCTGGATCGGGGAACGTCGAGATCCGACAGTCGGCGGATGACTCGTTATTTGAGGCCATCAACATCACTGATCCCGGAAAGGTGGACATCACCGACGAGGTCGTGACCATCAATCCGGACGGAACTCTCACCGGGACCGTCGGGTACTACGTGACCGTCAACGCCACGGCCCTGGACGACACGGCAGGGAATTCCTATCCGGGTATCTCTGCGAATACAACGTGGAACTTCGAGACCGCGGATACCACCGCCCCATCGGTGACGGTCGAGCAACCGAACGGCGGTGAGCGTCTCGCCGGGGGGTCGCTGTACAACATCCAGTGGACAGCGACGGATAATGTAGGTATCCAGGCGAATTCGACCGATCTGGCGTATTCGACCGACAGCGGCACGACCTGGACGACGATTGCGACCGGCGAAACCAACGACGGCACGTATACCTGGACGGTACCTTCGATCGACAGTACGACCGCTCTCGTGCGGGTACAGGCAACGGATACGAGCGGCAACACGGGTCAGGACGTGAGCGACAGCACGTTCGAGATCGACAGCACCGTGCCGGATCTGGCGGGCGCAACGACAGCCGACGTGGCTGGCGACGGGACCGTCGATCGGGTGATGGTCACGTTTAGGGAGCCGGTCGACGACGGGTCGATCGCAACCACCGACTTTTCGATGTCCATGGGGACCGTCGAAGCGGTCGCCACGGGGGCGACGGCCGACGACGCGTCCGTGGTGCTGACCGTCAGCGGCCTCGCCACCAACGACACGTCAGTCAACCCCTCCGTAACAGTAGCGGCCAGTTCCGTCGAGGATCTCGCGGGGAACGCGGGGCCGTCGACCGACACGGCGGTCACGGCGAGTGATGGGGCGGCCCCGGTGCTCCTCTCGGGAGTCACTGACGACGGGGATGCGAACGGGCAAATCGATCGCGTGACACTCACGTTCAGTGAGGGCGTGACGGGCGGAAGCACCTACGCCAGGGATTACAACGTCGTCGGTTACGACGGTGAGACGATCAGGTCGGACGATGGTGACGAAACCCTGAACGTAACGGTCGTCGAATCGGGAACTGCGGACAGCGATGCGACGCCGGAAGTCACCTACACTCGCGGCACGAGTGCGGACGCTTCGGGAAATCTCGTTGCTAATCGAACCATCAGGGCGCGCGACGGTGTTGGGGATGACGATGGCAGTAGTGACGGGGATGACGATGATGGTAGCGTAAGTACTGGTGGCGGTGGTGGTGGATCCACATCGAGTGAATCCGAAGTGACCACCACAGAGACCGACGGTCAGGCGACGATCAACATCTACCGGCTCAGTCCAGGCGGTTCGGTCAACGTCGGGTTCAGCCAAGTGAATACGGAGACCGTCTCTCTCCAGGAAGTCAGCACATCTTTCGACATGGGAACGACCATCGACAATACAATGACAGTACAGGTGAGTGAGACGCCACCTGCACACGTCCCGGAACCGGAGGGGGGTACCCACCTGGGATACACGACGATCGAAATTGAAGGCAACCTTGCCGATAGCGTCACCCAGGGTAAATTTACCTTCAACATCGACCCCGCCCGGCTCGAGGAACTGGATGCCGCTCCTGAGGACGTGAGCGTAATGCGGCACCACGACGGTGAGTGGCAGGAAGTGACCACCACTTCCATCGACGACACGACCTATCGAGTTACCACGCCGGGCTACTCCACCTTCGCGATCACTGTGGCCCAAACGGCGGACATGACCACCACCGAGACCACGACCGTAACGGAGACGGAAACGACAACGGCAACCACGGAAACGACAACGGCAACCACGGAAACGACAACGGAAACCACGGAAACGACAACGGAAACCACGACCGCACCGGAAACGACGGCCGTAACGACGACCACGACGGCGACGTCGACCAGCACGCCAGGGTTTGGACCGGTGGTAGCGGTAATCGCGTTGTTGGTTTCCTTACTAATTACACGTAAACGAGCGTAA
- a CDS encoding sensor histidine kinase: MNAIFLSHILIFTTSAIVCLASIPRARTIQHPGSRRGFVVFLSSVALWSGGYVGYLLAPTEWGKLGFYILGFVFAFVAVGAFLYFSAAYTGRPPGQMPYQNAAIGVFFLIILLKATNPLHTLYFTSEWTSEPFPHLAIHHEMLYWVVLGLSYALIAVGFFMLIERFYHTGTDSRPLVVLLALTGLPAGATILGDQIPGLLPLMYEPPGVALFAVGTLFVYKQRFEAIRLTGESEEPAIFLDTDGRIRDYNQRARTIFPALEGSIGKTVESVSSSLADTLAERGVITVSDGDTRYYEISTTPFAVGDVPTGRLVTITDVTDRETYRRQLEAKTEQLEALNRVVRHDIRNDMAVILGWAETLTDHVDEEGRDALDKVLKKSRHVIELTRVARDFVESLSQEEALELDSVDLAQRIETELEAVRDSSEDAHLRVEGDLPRVSVQANEMLSSVFRNLLENAVRHNDEDTPEITVSCEEGPESVRVRIADNGPGIPDERKEKIFGKGEKGLDSPGTGIGLYLVHTLVDRYDGDVWVEDNEPKGSIFVVELPKSEPDDERT; encoded by the coding sequence ATGAATGCGATCTTTCTCAGCCACATTCTCATCTTCACCACGTCTGCGATCGTCTGTCTCGCCAGCATCCCGCGCGCCCGGACGATCCAGCACCCAGGGTCGCGCCGCGGGTTCGTCGTCTTTCTCAGTTCTGTGGCCCTCTGGTCGGGCGGATACGTCGGTTACCTCCTCGCCCCGACCGAGTGGGGTAAACTCGGGTTCTACATCCTCGGGTTCGTTTTCGCGTTCGTGGCCGTCGGGGCCTTTCTCTATTTCAGTGCCGCCTACACGGGCCGTCCGCCGGGACAAATGCCGTACCAGAACGCCGCAATTGGCGTGTTTTTCCTCATTATCCTCTTGAAGGCCACGAACCCGCTGCACACTCTCTATTTCACGTCCGAATGGACCAGCGAACCGTTTCCCCATCTCGCGATCCACCACGAAATGCTGTACTGGGTCGTACTGGGACTCTCCTACGCGCTCATCGCGGTGGGCTTTTTCATGCTGATCGAGCGGTTCTATCACACTGGCACCGATAGTCGCCCACTCGTTGTCCTCCTCGCGTTGACCGGTCTGCCCGCCGGGGCGACGATTCTGGGCGATCAGATACCGGGGCTTCTGCCATTGATGTACGAACCGCCCGGCGTCGCCCTGTTCGCCGTTGGAACGCTGTTCGTCTACAAGCAACGGTTCGAGGCGATCCGATTGACCGGCGAGAGCGAGGAACCGGCGATCTTTCTCGACACGGACGGTCGGATCAGGGACTACAATCAGCGAGCACGGACCATTTTTCCAGCCCTCGAGGGCTCGATCGGGAAAACGGTCGAGTCCGTGAGTTCGTCGCTCGCTGACACCCTGGCGGAGAGAGGGGTGATTACGGTATCCGATGGTGACACGCGATACTACGAAATATCGACCACTCCATTCGCGGTCGGCGATGTGCCGACCGGACGGTTGGTGACGATCACCGACGTTACCGACCGCGAGACCTACCGCCGGCAACTCGAGGCGAAAACCGAGCAGCTGGAGGCGCTGAATCGGGTTGTGCGACACGACATCCGAAACGACATGGCCGTCATTCTCGGGTGGGCCGAGACGCTGACGGACCACGTCGACGAGGAGGGAAGAGACGCGCTCGATAAAGTGCTGAAGAAATCCAGACACGTAATCGAATTGACTAGAGTGGCGCGGGACTTCGTCGAGTCGCTCTCACAGGAGGAAGCTCTGGAGCTGGACTCCGTCGATCTGGCCCAGCGGATCGAAACGGAACTCGAAGCGGTACGTGATTCCTCCGAGGACGCTCACCTTCGCGTGGAGGGCGACCTTCCGCGAGTCTCAGTTCAGGCCAACGAGATGCTCTCGTCCGTTTTCAGGAACCTCCTCGAAAACGCCGTTCGACACAACGACGAGGACACTCCCGAAATCACGGTCTCGTGTGAGGAAGGCCCGGAGTCGGTTCGCGTTCGCATCGCAGACAACGGGCCGGGGATCCCCGACGAACGCAAGGAGAAAATCTTCGGGAAGGGCGAGAAAGGGCTCGATAGCCCGGGCACGGGAATCGGCTTGTATCTCGTCCACACCCTCGTCGATCGGTACGACGGTGACGTCTGGGTGGAGGACAACGAGCCAAAGGGATCGATCTTCGTCGTGGAACTGCCGAAATCGGAACCCGATGACGAGCGCACGTGA